The Actinomycetota bacterium genome has a segment encoding these proteins:
- a CDS encoding ABC transporter substrate-binding protein, with the protein MALAAIAATVLIAGCDKAGTDGSNTESGKFKTEKITIVLDWVPNTNHTGIYVAKEKGYYGEAGLGADIVQPAEGGSADLIAAGKGEFGISYQEQIIYARTASPSLPVVAIAAIIPRNTSGFASMKEKNITTPRDFENKIYGGWGSPAEDAMLKGLMEKYDADFSKLSIVNIGASDFITSVQRDVDFSWIFYGWDGIASEIKDFDINFMLLQDFDKRLDFYTPAIIISEKTLSGKKELVQKFVDATRKGYLYAIENPDESAEILLKNAPELDREIVLKSQQYLSSRYMPENGKWGYMEEEIWKNFSDWMFENELITRKLDYKNAYTNEFLE; encoded by the coding sequence ATGGCGCTTGCAGCAATAGCTGCCACAGTGCTGATTGCAGGTTGCGACAAAGCCGGCACAGACGGCAGTAATACAGAATCAGGCAAGTTTAAAACAGAAAAGATAACCATTGTCCTTGACTGGGTACCGAATACAAATCATACCGGCATCTATGTCGCAAAGGAAAAAGGTTATTATGGGGAAGCCGGTCTTGGGGCAGATATAGTGCAGCCTGCTGAGGGAGGCTCAGCAGACCTTATTGCTGCCGGCAAAGGAGAATTCGGGATAAGCTATCAGGAACAGATTATATATGCAAGGACTGCCAGTCCGTCACTGCCGGTAGTGGCAATAGCGGCGATAATTCCCCGCAACACTTCAGGATTTGCATCCATGAAAGAAAAAAATATAACCACCCCCAGGGATTTTGAAAATAAAATATACGGCGGATGGGGTTCACCGGCAGAAGATGCGATGCTAAAAGGTCTTATGGAAAAATATGATGCTGATTTTTCAAAACTAAGCATTGTAAACATAGGAGCTTCGGACTTTATTACAAGCGTACAGAGAGATGTGGATTTTTCCTGGATTTTTTATGGCTGGGACGGAATAGCATCAGAGATAAAGGATTTTGATATCAACTTCATGCTTCTGCAGGATTTTGATAAAAGACTTGATTTCTATACTCCTGCCATAATTATCTCCGAGAAGACACTCTCAGGCAAAAAAGAGCTTGTGCAGAAATTTGTGGATGCAACACGTAAAGGCTATCTTTACGCAATTGAAAATCCCGATGAATCCGCAGAGATTTTATTAAAAAACGCACCTGAGCTTGACAGGGAAATAGTATTGAAAAGCCAGCAGTATCTGAGCAGCAGATATATGCCTGAAAACGGAAAGTGGGGTTATATGGAAGAAGAAATATGGAAAAACTTTTCAGATTGGATGTTTGAAAATGAATTAATCACCCGGAAGCTGGACTATAAAAATGCCTATACAAACGAGTTTCTTGAATAA
- a CDS encoding ABC transporter permease: MKKKKNIVFNFYSVLFFILILAVWEIVSRTGAFPEYILPAPTKILSSVFINFRLYRFDLIITIIETLSGFLIAMVLAFITSVLMDSFKAVNKILYPLLITSQTIPIITLAPLFIIWFGYGLLPKIIIVILICFFPITVSLLSGFANADYEQINLLKSMKANRFHIYKYIKLPSSLPGFFSGLKIAATYSITGATIGEWVGGKDGIGVFMIRAKHSFATDKVFGAILIITILSILFIRLIDAIEKKSMPWKKFEKNEVLEE, encoded by the coding sequence ATGAAAAAGAAAAAAAATATAGTTTTTAATTTCTACTCAGTACTTTTTTTTATTCTTATTCTTGCAGTCTGGGAGATTGTTTCAAGAACAGGCGCTTTCCCTGAATACATCCTGCCTGCACCGACAAAAATATTATCATCGGTTTTTATAAATTTCAGATTATACCGGTTTGATCTTATAATCACTATTATTGAAACTCTGTCAGGATTTCTTATTGCAATGGTGCTTGCTTTTATAACTTCAGTGCTTATGGATTCATTTAAGGCTGTAAATAAAATATTATATCCGCTCCTTATAACATCGCAGACCATACCGATAATCACTCTTGCGCCTCTGTTTATAATATGGTTCGGTTATGGACTGCTTCCTAAAATAATAATAGTTATTCTGATATGCTTTTTTCCAATAACCGTCAGCCTTCTGTCAGGATTTGCCAATGCTGATTATGAACAGATAAACCTTTTGAAATCCATGAAAGCCAATAGATTTCATATATACAAATATATAAAACTCCCATCTTCGCTTCCGGGCTTCTTTTCAGGCCTGAAAATAGCAGCCACTTACAGCATCACGGGTGCGACCATAGGCGAATGGGTCGGAGGCAAAGATGGCATAGGAGTATTCATGATTAGGGCAAAACATTCATTTGCAACAGATAAAGTATTTGGAGCAATACTTATTATTACCATACTCAGCATTTTGTTCATCAGACTGATTGATGCAATAGAAAAAAAATCAATGCCCTGGAAAAAATTTGAAAAAAATGAAGTTCTTGAAGAATAA
- a CDS encoding thiamine diphosphokinase, with translation MKNLNESEKTEVMKMKNCLIISNGEIKDFQKIKSNLENYYDLDKDTLIISADGAVSLCRNMDLCPDIIIGDMDSAAENDIEYFVTINRKAEIIKFSKNKDESDTQLAIDYAVKKGCRQIIIAGALGNRIDHSLANIFNLFSENYNGIDLKIMDENFEISVLRQSTSISGRTGKKISVFSMTPYTFFINTEGLKYKLKNEKLLFSPIRGLSNIFTDDVARMDFSEGVLLIVKEI, from the coding sequence ATGAAAAATTTAAATGAATCAGAAAAAACAGAGGTTATGAAAATGAAGAATTGTTTGATTATATCAAACGGCGAGATAAAGGATTTTCAAAAAATCAAAAGTAATCTTGAAAATTATTATGACCTGGATAAAGACACCTTGATAATATCTGCGGACGGAGCTGTTTCTCTTTGCAGAAATATGGATCTGTGCCCCGATATTATAATCGGCGACATGGATAGTGCCGCAGAAAATGATATAGAGTATTTTGTCACTATAAACAGGAAGGCAGAGATAATAAAATTTTCAAAAAATAAAGATGAAAGCGATACACAGCTTGCAATAGATTATGCAGTTAAAAAGGGTTGCAGACAGATCATTATTGCAGGAGCCCTCGGCAATCGAATAGATCACAGTCTTGCAAATATATTCAATCTTTTTTCAGAGAATTACAATGGAATCGATCTGAAGATAATGGATGAAAATTTTGAAATATCCGTATTAAGGCAGTCGACAAGTATTTCGGGCAGGACCGGAAAAAAGATATCTGTCTTTTCCATGACACCGTATACCTTTTTTATAAACACAGAAGGCTTAAAGTATAAATTAAAAAACGAAAAACTTTTATTTTCTCCGATCAGAGGCCTTAGCAATATTTTTACGGATGATGTCGCCAGGATGGATTTTTCTGAAGGAGTTCTGCTGATTGTGAAGGAAATATGA